A genome region from Thermomonospora amylolytica includes the following:
- a CDS encoding riboflavin synthase — MFTGIVEELGEVVGVEPCGDSIRLTVRGPLVTEDAVHGASIAVNGVCLTVVETADGAFTADVMKETLDRSSLGVLAPGARVNLERPVRLSDRLGGHLVQGHVDGVGRILSREPGERWETVTVSVPAGLSRYVVEKGSIAIDGVSLTVVEAGDEHLSVSLIPTTLELTTLGHKAPGDPVNLEVDVVAKYVERLTAARPGVSR, encoded by the coding sequence ATGTTCACCGGCATAGTCGAGGAGCTCGGCGAGGTCGTCGGAGTGGAGCCCTGCGGGGACTCGATCCGGCTGACCGTGCGCGGGCCGCTGGTCACCGAGGACGCCGTGCACGGCGCGTCCATCGCGGTCAACGGCGTCTGCCTGACCGTGGTCGAGACGGCCGACGGCGCGTTCACCGCCGACGTGATGAAGGAGACCCTCGACCGGTCCAGCCTCGGCGTGCTGGCGCCCGGCGCCAGGGTCAACCTGGAGCGTCCCGTCCGCCTGTCCGACCGGCTCGGCGGCCACCTGGTGCAGGGCCACGTCGACGGGGTCGGCCGGATTCTCTCCCGCGAGCCGGGGGAGCGGTGGGAGACCGTCACCGTCTCCGTCCCCGCCGGGCTGAGCCGCTACGTCGTCGAGAAGGGCTCGATCGCCATCGACGGCGTCAGCCTCACCGTGGTCGAGGCCGGCGACGAGCACCTGTCGGTGTCGCTGATCCCCACCACCCTGGAGCTGACCACCCTCGGGCACAAGGCCCCCGGCGACCCGGTCAACCTGGAGGTCGACGTGGTGGCCAAGTACGTCGAGCGGCTCACCGCGGCCCGCCCGGGGGTGTCCCGATGA
- a CDS encoding cobalamin B12-binding domain-containing protein — protein sequence MSATVDEAASAGFFAAIAAADEPAAMRIAGGLADAGVPVARVLTDLVAPAQRRVGEHWAEASWNVAREHAATHICDRVVTALGLRATAAGPPRGRVVLACVDGEWHALAARIVAETLRAEGWQVTFLGASTPADHLARFVSEKGPDAVALSCVLAASLPGARWMIEAVRHTGVPVLAGGPGFGPGGRWARLLGADAWAADAAGAAARLAHDWPAFTDPAPALDHLPDQEHRLLADRRYDLVEQAMHAFTAKVPGAAGYSAWQLEKTREDFGYILDFLVAALLVDDVSLLEDFTGWLTRIMAPRGVPAPVIGIGYDILLDVLAGRPRAVRMLAAARASLPQAR from the coding sequence GTGAGCGCGACGGTGGACGAGGCGGCGTCCGCGGGGTTCTTCGCGGCGATCGCCGCGGCCGACGAACCGGCGGCGATGCGGATCGCCGGCGGCCTGGCGGACGCGGGGGTCCCGGTCGCGCGGGTGCTGACGGACCTGGTCGCGCCGGCCCAGCGCAGGGTCGGCGAGCACTGGGCCGAGGCGAGCTGGAACGTGGCCCGCGAGCACGCCGCCACGCACATCTGCGACCGGGTGGTCACCGCGCTGGGCCTGCGCGCGACGGCCGCCGGGCCGCCGCGCGGCCGGGTGGTGCTGGCCTGCGTGGACGGCGAGTGGCACGCCTTGGCCGCCCGGATCGTCGCCGAGACGCTGCGGGCCGAGGGCTGGCAGGTGACGTTCCTGGGCGCCAGCACGCCCGCCGACCACCTGGCGCGGTTCGTCTCCGAGAAGGGGCCCGACGCGGTCGCGCTGTCCTGCGTGCTCGCCGCGTCGCTGCCCGGCGCCCGGTGGATGATCGAGGCGGTCCGGCACACCGGCGTGCCGGTGCTCGCCGGAGGTCCCGGGTTCGGGCCGGGCGGACGCTGGGCGCGGCTGCTGGGCGCCGACGCCTGGGCCGCCGACGCCGCCGGGGCCGCCGCCCGGCTGGCGCATGACTGGCCGGCGTTCACCGATCCCGCCCCCGCCCTGGACCACCTGCCCGACCAGGAGCACCGCCTGCTGGCCGACCGGCGGTACGACCTGGTCGAGCAGGCGATGCACGCCTTCACCGCGAAGGTGCCGGGCGCCGCCGGCTACTCGGCGTGGCAGCTGGAGAAGACCCGCGAGGACTTCGGCTACATCCTCGACTTCCTCGTGGCGGCCCTGCTGGTGGACGACGTCTCCCTGCTGGAGGACTTCACCGGCTGGCTGACCCGGATCATGGCGCCCCGGGGAGTCCCGGCCCCGGTGATCGGGATCGGCTACGACATCCTCCTCGACGTCCTGGCGGGGCGTCCGCGGGCCGTCCGCATGCTGGCCGCGGCACGGGCGTCGCTGCCGCAGGCCCGGTGA
- a CDS encoding DoxX family protein produces the protein MDVIALIGRIVFTAIFIGSAVGHLTATDAMAGYAQAKKLPQPRLAVRASGIYILVASAMLILGIWPDLAALALVPFLLMTAFIFHDFWTVRDPGTRQQEQLQFLKDVSLTGGALAIFAMYAGDPHPGLNLVGPLF, from the coding sequence ATGGACGTGATCGCACTGATCGGCCGGATCGTGTTCACGGCCATCTTCATCGGCTCGGCCGTCGGACATCTGACGGCCACCGACGCGATGGCCGGGTACGCGCAGGCCAAGAAGCTGCCGCAGCCCCGGCTGGCCGTGCGGGCGTCCGGGATCTACATCCTGGTGGCCTCGGCGATGCTGATCCTGGGGATCTGGCCCGATCTGGCGGCGCTGGCGCTGGTGCCGTTCCTGCTGATGACGGCGTTCATCTTCCACGACTTCTGGACCGTGCGGGACCCGGGCACCCGCCAGCAGGAGCAGCTCCAGTTCCTCAAGGACGTCTCGCTGACCGGCGGCGCGCTGGCCATCTTCGCCATGTACGCCGGCGATCCGCATCCGGGGCTGAACCTGGTCGGCCCCCTGTTCTAG
- the rpe gene encoding ribulose-phosphate 3-epimerase, protein MAAKISPSILSADFARLAEEVALISETADWVHVDVMDNHFVPNLTLGLPVVEALLKHSALPLDCHLMIEDPDRWAPAYAEAGAGSVTIHAEAAKAPIRTLRAIRAAGARAGLGINPATPVEPYEDLLGEIDMLLIMTVEPGFGGQKFLDVVLPKVRRARQMIAGRDLPVWLQVDGGVSAETIERCAEAGADVFVAGNAVYGADDPAEAVRNLRAKAEAAAGD, encoded by the coding sequence ATGGCCGCAAAGATCTCGCCCAGCATCCTGTCCGCCGACTTCGCCCGGCTCGCCGAGGAGGTCGCGCTGATCTCCGAGACCGCCGACTGGGTGCACGTCGACGTGATGGACAACCACTTCGTGCCCAACCTCACCCTGGGGCTCCCGGTCGTCGAGGCGCTGCTCAAGCACAGCGCCCTGCCGCTGGACTGCCACCTGATGATCGAGGACCCCGACCGGTGGGCGCCCGCCTACGCCGAGGCCGGCGCGGGCAGCGTCACCATCCACGCCGAGGCGGCCAAGGCCCCGATCCGCACCCTGCGCGCCATCCGCGCCGCCGGGGCCCGCGCCGGGCTGGGCATCAACCCGGCCACCCCGGTGGAGCCGTACGAGGACCTGCTGGGCGAGATCGACATGCTGCTGATCATGACGGTGGAGCCCGGGTTCGGCGGCCAGAAGTTCCTGGACGTGGTGCTGCCCAAGGTCCGCCGCGCCCGGCAGATGATCGCCGGCCGGGACCTGCCGGTGTGGTTGCAGGTCGACGGCGGGGTCAGCGCCGAGACCATCGAACGCTGCGCGGAGGCCGGCGCGGACGTGTTCGTGGCGGGCAACGCCGTCTACGGCGCCGACGACCCCGCCGAGGCCGTCCGCAACCTGCGCGCCAAGGCGGAGGCCGCGGCCGGGGACTGA
- the ribH gene encoding 6,7-dimethyl-8-ribityllumazine synthase, translated as MSGTGRPEQSAVHAAGVTLGIACTRWHAQITDRLLERAVLAAKECGVDDPVVVRVAGALELPVIAQQLARDLDAVVCLGAVIRGETAHFDYVCDSVTAGLTRVALDEATPVGNGVLTCDTIEQALDRSGLPGSREDKGWEATVAALDTALTLRGLRHHGPAGHLSEHLGS; from the coding sequence ATGAGCGGCACCGGACGTCCCGAGCAGAGCGCCGTGCACGCCGCCGGGGTGACCCTCGGCATCGCCTGCACCCGCTGGCACGCCCAGATCACCGACCGGCTGCTGGAGCGGGCGGTGCTGGCGGCCAAGGAGTGCGGCGTCGACGACCCGGTGGTGGTCCGGGTGGCCGGCGCGCTGGAGCTGCCGGTGATCGCCCAGCAGCTCGCCCGCGACCTGGACGCGGTGGTCTGCCTGGGCGCGGTCATCCGTGGGGAGACCGCTCACTTCGACTACGTGTGCGACTCCGTCACCGCGGGTTTGACCAGAGTTGCCCTTGACGAGGCCACTCCGGTGGGCAACGGAGTCCTCACGTGTGACACCATTGAGCAGGCACTGGATCGCAGCGGGCTGCCGGGCAGCCGCGAAGACAAGGGATGGGAGGCGACTGTGGCCGCTCTCGACACGGCTCTGACCCTGCGAGGTCTGCGGCATCACGGTCCCGCCGGGCATCTGTCGGAGCATCTGGGCTCCTGA
- a CDS encoding HAD-IA family hydrolase: MSPRKIPAAAVLLDVDGTLIDSTAVVERTARRWAAEYGVDADEFLADAHGRRTADRVAEFLPPGRVAEGAARLDELEAADTEGVVALPGVADLLKALNGRPWALVTSMDRPLLDVRRRAAGLPLPEVVITAEDVRHGKPDPEGYLLAARRLGVAPRDCAIVEDSPAGVRAGRAAGGRVLAVTTSHPAAALAEADVVVTDLTSVTVISDGLLVAEG, translated from the coding sequence ATGAGCCCCCGGAAGATCCCGGCCGCCGCCGTGCTGCTGGACGTGGACGGCACCCTGATCGACTCGACCGCCGTGGTGGAGCGCACCGCTCGCCGCTGGGCCGCCGAGTACGGCGTCGACGCCGACGAGTTCCTCGCCGACGCGCACGGCCGCCGCACCGCCGACCGGGTCGCCGAGTTCCTGCCCCCCGGGCGCGTCGCCGAGGGCGCCGCCCGCCTCGACGAGCTGGAGGCCGCCGACACCGAGGGCGTCGTCGCGCTGCCGGGCGTCGCGGACCTGCTGAAGGCCCTGAACGGCCGGCCCTGGGCGCTGGTGACGTCGATGGACCGGCCGCTGCTGGACGTGCGCCGCCGGGCCGCCGGGCTTCCGCTGCCCGAGGTGGTGATCACCGCCGAGGACGTCCGGCACGGCAAGCCCGACCCCGAGGGCTACCTGCTGGCCGCCCGGCGGCTGGGCGTGGCCCCGCGGGACTGCGCGATCGTCGAGGACTCCCCGGCGGGCGTCCGTGCCGGGCGGGCCGCCGGGGGCCGGGTGCTGGCGGTGACCACCAGCCATCCCGCCGCGGCCCTGGCCGAGGCGGACGTCGTGGTGACCGATCTCACATCCGTGACGGTGATCTCGGACGGGCTGCTGGTCGCCGAGGGCTAG
- a CDS encoding nicotinamide mononucleotide transporter family protein, which produces MSWWEAGFEVLGQKVLWTDLVGNAAALGTVALAIRKTIWTWPVQLTGSVLLFVASIGAGLSGNALKQVMFGVLAAWGWWKWSRGRTGEDLPVRPATGRERLALIGAMAAGTALVAAFFEATGWSWAPLPDAYIFVGSAVATYAQGRALTDFWLVWIAVDLVGVPLAFASGLVVSGAVYGVFLVMVLVGYRDWLRQYRAHRREDAGSARSAAERAPVNGPEARGAGSARSTRRGEPVPQGAPRMSGEQA; this is translated from the coding sequence ATGAGCTGGTGGGAGGCGGGCTTCGAGGTCCTGGGCCAGAAGGTGCTGTGGACCGACCTGGTCGGCAACGCCGCCGCGCTCGGCACCGTGGCGCTGGCCATCCGCAAGACCATCTGGACCTGGCCGGTGCAGCTCACCGGCTCGGTGCTGCTGTTCGTGGCCTCGATCGGCGCCGGGCTGTCGGGGAACGCGCTCAAGCAGGTGATGTTCGGCGTGCTGGCGGCGTGGGGCTGGTGGAAGTGGTCCCGGGGCCGGACCGGCGAGGACCTGCCGGTGCGCCCGGCCACCGGGCGGGAACGGCTCGCCCTGATCGGGGCGATGGCCGCCGGCACCGCGCTGGTCGCCGCGTTCTTCGAGGCCACCGGCTGGTCGTGGGCGCCGCTGCCGGACGCGTACATCTTCGTCGGCAGCGCCGTGGCCACCTACGCGCAGGGACGGGCGCTGACCGACTTCTGGCTGGTGTGGATCGCCGTCGACCTGGTCGGCGTGCCGCTGGCGTTCGCGTCCGGGCTGGTGGTGTCCGGCGCGGTGTACGGGGTGTTCCTGGTGATGGTGCTGGTCGGCTACCGCGACTGGCTGCGCCAGTACCGGGCCCACCGGCGGGAGGACGCGGGCTCGGCCCGTTCCGCGGCGGAGCGGGCGCCGGTGAACGGGCCCGAGGCGCGCGGCGCCGGATCGGCGAGGAGCACGCGACGAGGAGAGCCGGTGCCTCAGGGCGCGCCGCGGATGAGCGGAGAGCAGGCATGA
- a CDS encoding SpoIIE family protein phosphatase, whose amino-acid sequence MEQGPRSAAGQGVDERALLDALDEAVVVLGPDGTVVRSNAAACRLLGDPPAGREPGSETVSLLAEAVRQGRRSFDGPHGGRWLNGRRVPLPDGAVAWLVRDVTEQREVEAALREDRERWTRLSSAARALSGTLNLRRTWGLAARLTVDGLADHCGVTLRTEGAATETAVAGPGGGVAFSADEPLRPSVARVLAEGRREVHDGVPPAQARELCPPGIEPDRAVTVVLLPLMAKGTCFGVMTLVRARPYGTAELSLIGDHADRVALALDAARLHDRQVRMSQRLRSALLPPALPEEAGLRLGAAYRPASEDMLIGGDFYEMLPDPSGGWVFALGDVCGKGVDAAVYTGRVRQALRTAAVVDSAPLAMLELLNRTLMSHDQGGFVTLLVGRPEVLPDGAVRVRLAGGGHPPPLVLRRGGDVETVKVTGMFAGAFDDASFEERDVLLAPGDMLLLYTDGVTEARDDSGRMYGEQRLVRDLGTCAGVPPVAAVDRLMQLVLEYLRRREHDDIALLALQAWPEGGP is encoded by the coding sequence ATGGAGCAGGGGCCGCGGTCCGCCGCCGGGCAGGGGGTGGACGAGCGGGCGCTGCTGGATGCGCTCGATGAGGCGGTGGTCGTCCTGGGGCCCGACGGCACGGTGGTGCGTTCGAACGCGGCGGCGTGCCGGCTGCTCGGGGATCCGCCGGCGGGACGGGAGCCGGGAAGCGAAACGGTGTCCTTGCTGGCCGAGGCGGTGCGGCAGGGACGCCGGTCGTTCGACGGGCCGCACGGCGGGCGGTGGCTGAACGGGCGGCGGGTGCCGCTGCCCGACGGGGCGGTCGCCTGGCTGGTGCGGGATGTGACCGAGCAGCGCGAGGTCGAGGCGGCGTTGCGCGAGGACCGGGAACGCTGGACGCGTCTGTCCAGCGCCGCCCGGGCGTTGTCGGGGACCCTCAACCTGCGCCGGACCTGGGGGCTTGCGGCGCGGCTGACCGTGGACGGGCTCGCCGACCACTGCGGGGTGACACTTCGCACGGAGGGGGCGGCCACGGAAACGGCCGTTGCGGGGCCCGGCGGCGGGGTGGCCTTCTCCGCGGACGAGCCGTTGCGCCCGAGCGTCGCCAGGGTGCTGGCGGAGGGCCGGCGGGAGGTGCACGACGGCGTGCCCCCGGCACAGGCCCGGGAGCTGTGTCCGCCGGGGATCGAGCCGGACCGTGCCGTGACGGTGGTGTTGCTGCCGCTCATGGCGAAGGGGACGTGCTTCGGGGTGATGACCCTGGTGCGCGCCAGGCCCTACGGGACGGCGGAGCTGTCGCTGATCGGCGACCACGCCGACCGGGTGGCGCTGGCGCTGGACGCGGCCCGGCTGCACGACCGGCAGGTGCGGATGTCGCAGCGGCTGCGGTCGGCCCTGCTGCCGCCCGCGCTGCCGGAGGAGGCGGGGCTGCGGCTGGGCGCGGCGTACCGGCCGGCGTCGGAGGACATGCTGATCGGCGGCGACTTCTACGAGATGCTGCCGGACCCCTCGGGCGGATGGGTGTTCGCCCTGGGCGACGTCTGCGGCAAGGGCGTCGACGCGGCCGTCTACACCGGCCGGGTGCGGCAGGCGCTGCGCACCGCCGCCGTGGTCGACAGCGCGCCGCTGGCCATGCTGGAGCTGCTCAACCGGACGCTGATGAGCCATGACCAGGGCGGCTTCGTCACGCTGCTGGTCGGCCGGCCCGAGGTGCTGCCCGACGGCGCGGTCCGGGTGCGGCTGGCCGGGGGCGGGCATCCGCCGCCGCTGGTGCTGCGCCGGGGCGGCGACGTGGAGACGGTGAAGGTGACGGGCATGTTCGCGGGCGCGTTCGACGACGCGTCGTTCGAGGAGCGGGACGTGCTGCTGGCGCCGGGCGACATGCTGCTGCTCTACACCGACGGTGTCACCGAGGCCCGTGACGACTCCGGCCGGATGTACGGAGAGCAGCGGCTCGTCCGTGACCTCGGCACCTGCGCCGGCGTGCCGCCGGTGGCGGCCGTGGACCGGCTCATGCAGCTGGTCCTGGAGTATCTGCGGCGCCGTGAGCACGACGACATCGCGCTGCTGGCGTTGCAGGCGTGGCCGGAGGGGGGACCGTGA
- a CDS encoding bifunctional 3,4-dihydroxy-2-butanone-4-phosphate synthase/GTP cyclohydrolase II, translating into MVNDGIFDSIEDALADLAAGRAVVVVDDEDRENEGDIIFAAAKATPELLAFTIRHTSGVICMPMLGEDLDRLHIPLMTAQNADRMRTAFTVSVDAREGVSTGISAADRAHTIRLLCDPATTPQDVVRPGHIFPLRYREGGVLARRGHTEAAVDLARLAGLPPAGVLAEVVNDDGTMARLPELQVFAKEHGLKLISIEQLAEYRRRTESMVSREVETRLPNRYGIWRAIGFSSAIDGGEHVALVYGDLADGEDLLVRVHSECLTGDVLHSERCDCGFQLDAAMEAIAAEGRGVVLYLRGHEGRGIGLLAKLKAYALQDAGHDTVDANLELGLPADAREYSNAAHMLLDLGVRSIRVLTNNPAKLAGLEGFGLAVRGRVPMPVVVTEHNRRYLSVKRDRLGHRIEDLV; encoded by the coding sequence ATGGTGAACGACGGCATCTTCGACTCCATCGAGGACGCGCTGGCCGACCTGGCGGCGGGCAGGGCCGTCGTGGTGGTCGACGACGAGGACCGCGAGAACGAGGGCGACATCATCTTCGCCGCCGCCAAGGCCACCCCCGAGCTGCTGGCGTTCACCATCCGGCACACCAGCGGCGTGATCTGCATGCCGATGCTCGGCGAGGACCTGGACCGGCTGCACATCCCGCTGATGACCGCGCAGAACGCCGACCGGATGCGCACCGCGTTCACCGTCAGCGTGGACGCCCGCGAGGGCGTCAGCACCGGCATCTCCGCCGCCGACCGCGCGCACACCATCCGGCTGCTGTGCGATCCGGCCACCACCCCGCAGGACGTGGTGCGGCCCGGCCACATCTTCCCGCTGCGCTACCGCGAGGGCGGGGTGCTGGCCCGCCGCGGCCACACCGAGGCGGCCGTCGACCTGGCCCGGCTGGCCGGGCTGCCGCCCGCCGGGGTGCTGGCCGAGGTGGTCAACGACGACGGCACCATGGCCCGGCTGCCCGAGCTGCAGGTCTTCGCCAAGGAGCACGGCCTGAAGCTGATCTCCATCGAGCAGCTGGCGGAGTACCGCAGGCGCACCGAGTCGATGGTCAGCCGCGAGGTCGAGACCCGGCTGCCCAACCGGTACGGCATCTGGCGCGCCATCGGGTTCTCCAGCGCCATCGACGGCGGCGAGCACGTCGCCCTGGTCTACGGCGACCTCGCCGACGGCGAGGACCTGCTGGTGCGCGTCCACTCCGAGTGCCTCACCGGGGACGTGCTGCATTCGGAACGCTGCGACTGCGGCTTCCAGCTCGACGCCGCCATGGAGGCCATCGCCGCCGAGGGCCGCGGCGTGGTGCTGTACCTGCGCGGCCACGAGGGACGCGGCATCGGGCTGCTGGCCAAGCTCAAGGCGTACGCGCTGCAGGACGCCGGGCACGACACCGTCGACGCCAACCTGGAGCTGGGGCTGCCCGCCGACGCCCGCGAGTACTCCAACGCCGCCCACATGCTGCTGGACCTGGGGGTGCGCTCCATCCGGGTGCTGACCAACAACCCGGCCAAGCTCGCCGGGCTCGAGGGCTTCGGCCTGGCGGTGCGCGGCCGGGTGCCGATGCCGGTCGTGGTCACCGAGCACAACCGTCGCTACCTGTCCGTCAAGCGGGACCGTCTCGGCCACCGGATCGAGGACCTGGTGTGA
- the hisG gene encoding ATP phosphoribosyltransferase, whose translation MLSLVLPKGSLEKATMELFDAADLTVRRSSDRDYRASIDDPRIDRVRVLRPQEIPTYLEQGLFDLGITGRDWITETDADVVSLGELKYSKATSNPVRVIMAVPNDAPWQKVTDLPEGVRISTEFPALTQRYLERHGVKATVVPSYGATEAKVPDIVDAIVDLTETGSSLRKNGLRILDTLLTSYTELVANRQAYEDDDKRAAMEDIALLLQGVIRARGQVLLKLNVSAADLQKVLDIMPAMSSPTVTSLAGGEAHAVESVVAKRGVNTLIPALKAAGARDILELPISKIVD comes from the coding sequence GTGCTGTCCCTCGTCCTGCCCAAGGGGTCGCTGGAGAAGGCGACCATGGAGCTGTTCGACGCCGCGGACCTGACCGTCCGCCGTTCCTCGGACCGCGACTACCGGGCCTCCATCGACGACCCGCGCATCGACCGGGTGCGGGTGCTGCGCCCCCAGGAGATCCCCACCTACCTCGAACAGGGCCTGTTCGACCTGGGCATCACCGGCCGCGACTGGATCACCGAGACCGACGCCGACGTGGTCAGCCTCGGTGAGCTGAAGTACTCCAAGGCCACCTCCAACCCGGTGCGGGTCATCATGGCGGTGCCCAACGACGCCCCCTGGCAGAAGGTCACCGACCTGCCCGAGGGCGTGCGGATCTCCACCGAGTTCCCCGCCCTGACCCAGCGCTACCTGGAGAGGCACGGCGTCAAGGCCACCGTCGTCCCCTCGTACGGCGCCACCGAGGCCAAGGTCCCCGACATCGTCGACGCGATCGTGGACCTCACCGAGACCGGCTCCTCGCTGCGCAAGAACGGCCTGCGCATCCTCGACACCCTGCTGACCAGCTACACCGAGCTGGTCGCCAACCGGCAGGCCTACGAGGACGACGACAAGCGCGCCGCCATGGAGGACATCGCCCTGCTGCTGCAGGGGGTCATCCGGGCCCGCGGCCAGGTCCTGCTCAAGCTGAACGTCTCCGCCGCCGACCTGCAGAAGGTGCTGGACATCATGCCCGCCATGTCCTCGCCCACGGTCACCTCCCTGGCCGGCGGCGAGGCGCACGCGGTCGAGTCGGTGGTCGCCAAGCGCGGCGTCAACACCCTCATCCCGGCCCTCAAGGCGGCCGGCGCCCGCGACATCCTCGAGCTTCCCATCTCCAAGATCGTTGACTGA
- a CDS encoding PH domain-containing protein translates to MRSPDARPAVRVWRPRRTRIVAYTMAGVIVFGMIVLAVVVAPQFQLADRVLLVVFGLFLGWLLHMFARCRVEADEHGLTVVNAFRTRRLTWPEILRVTMGEGDPWPTLDLSDGTSLSAMGINGAEKTRAARHLAELRTLLARHEPPDH, encoded by the coding sequence TTGCGGTCGCCTGACGCACGGCCGGCGGTCCGGGTGTGGCGTCCGCGCCGCACCCGGATCGTCGCCTACACGATGGCGGGCGTGATCGTGTTCGGCATGATCGTGCTCGCCGTCGTGGTGGCCCCCCAGTTCCAGCTCGCCGACCGCGTCCTGCTGGTCGTGTTCGGCCTGTTCCTGGGCTGGCTGCTGCACATGTTCGCGCGCTGCCGCGTCGAGGCCGACGAGCACGGCCTCACCGTCGTCAACGCCTTCCGCACCCGCCGCCTCACCTGGCCCGAGATCCTCCGCGTCACCATGGGCGAGGGCGACCCCTGGCCCACCCTCGACCTGTCCGACGGCACCTCCCTCAGCGCCATGGGCATCAACGGCGCCGAGAAGACCCGCGCCGCCCGCCACCTCGCCGAACTCCGCACCCTCCTGGCCCGCCACGAACCCCCCGACCACTGA
- a CDS encoding phosphatase PAP2 family protein — MTAFMHVVSFVGSAGFYLPLLVLAFWCVNPRAAARAAVALALSAMINVLLKMSFAEPRPYWTDPALQEQSTESSFGMPSGHAQGSLVAYGFLAYHLGRRWAWAAAAVIVALVGASRVYLGVHSFGQVLAGWTVGTLVLVAVIRLRPVVARWWLRRRMAGQLVLSGTVALGLLGCAVLLTELVLEDLRLPESWRRAIVAAGGTTGDLGLERAAMSAGLLCGVLAGLSWLTRAGWFDPSVRSPGRSAGRVLAGLAGLAPIVALWAVLPEHPAADFAVPALIGLWLSAGAPEAFVRLGLAERTTPELTRPGEPALTGGP, encoded by the coding sequence ATGACCGCCTTCATGCATGTGGTGTCGTTCGTCGGCAGCGCCGGGTTCTACCTGCCGCTGCTGGTGCTGGCGTTCTGGTGCGTGAACCCGCGGGCGGCGGCCCGGGCGGCGGTGGCGCTCGCGCTGAGCGCGATGATCAACGTGCTGCTCAAGATGAGCTTCGCCGAGCCCCGGCCGTACTGGACCGACCCGGCGCTGCAGGAGCAGTCCACCGAGTCGTCGTTCGGGATGCCGTCCGGCCACGCCCAGGGCTCGCTGGTGGCGTACGGGTTCCTGGCGTACCACCTGGGGCGCCGCTGGGCGTGGGCGGCCGCCGCGGTGATCGTCGCGCTGGTCGGCGCGTCCCGCGTGTACCTGGGCGTGCACTCGTTCGGCCAGGTGCTGGCGGGATGGACGGTGGGGACGCTGGTGCTGGTCGCCGTGATCCGGCTGCGGCCCGTCGTCGCCCGCTGGTGGCTGCGCCGCCGCATGGCCGGGCAGCTGGTGCTGAGCGGCACGGTCGCGCTGGGCCTGCTGGGCTGCGCGGTGCTCCTCACCGAGCTGGTCCTGGAGGATCTGCGGCTGCCGGAGTCGTGGCGGCGGGCCATCGTCGCCGCCGGCGGCACGACCGGGGACCTGGGGCTGGAACGGGCCGCGATGTCGGCGGGCCTGCTGTGCGGGGTGCTGGCCGGGCTGTCGTGGCTGACCCGCGCCGGCTGGTTCGATCCGTCGGTGCGCTCGCCCGGGCGCAGCGCCGGGCGGGTGCTGGCGGGCCTGGCCGGGCTCGCGCCCATCGTGGCGCTGTGGGCCGTCCTGCCGGAGCATCCGGCCGCCGACTTCGCCGTGCCGGCGCTGATCGGGCTGTGGCTGAGCGCCGGGGCGCCGGAGGCGTTCGTCCGGCTCGGGCTGGCCGAGCGGACCACCCCCGAGCTCACCCGACCGGGTGAACCCGCGCTGACCGGCGGTCCCTAG